A single genomic interval of Oryzias latipes chromosome 3, ASM223467v1 harbors:
- the il-17a/f-1 gene encoding interleukin-17A/F-1 has product MFSATSFCKEMGRGQKAPLALMMMMMMRMMVTEAAAVPKASKTVPLLLDPSALVPTRIIRPLQNVSISPWTYNTSSDSSLLMPALSEARCLLRGCLNLEGKEDLSLESRPIMHQVLVLRRVRAAGHSYDYHLESRLIAVGCTCVKPVVQVQQ; this is encoded by the exons ATGTTTTCAGCAACCAGCTTCTGCAAAGAGATGGGGAGAGGTCAAAAG GCTCCTCTGgccttgatgatgatgatgatgatgaggatgatggtgaCCGAGGCGGCAGCCGTGCCGAAGGCGTCAAAGACGGTCCCGCTGCTGTTGGACCCCAGCGCTTTGGTTCCCACCAGGATCATCCGTCCGCTGCAGAACGTCTCCATCTCGCCGTGGACGTACAA CACCTCCAGCGACAGCTCCCTGCTGATGCCGGCGCTGTCCGAGGCCCGATGTCTGCTGCGGGGCTGCCTGAACTTAGAGGGGAAGGAGGACCTGAGCCTGGAGTCCAGACCCATAATGCACCAGGTCCTGGTGCTGCGCCGGGTCAGGGCGGCGGGCCACAGCTACGACTACCACCTGGAGTCACGCCTCATCGCGGTGGGCTGCACCTGCGTGAAGCCCGTCGTTCAAGTCCAGCAGTGA